From Pseudomonas sp. AN-1:
CTGCTGATCGAGCACGACATGCACCTGGTGATGAGCATTTCCGACCACATCTACGTGATCAACCAGGGCACCCCCCTGGCGGACGGCACGCCGGAGCAGATCCGCAGCAATCCGGACGTGATCAAGGCCTACCTGGGGGAAGCCTGAACCATGCTGAGATTCGAGAATGTCTCCACCTTCTACGGCAAGATCCAGGCGCTGCACGGGGTCAGCCTCGAGGTGCAGAAGGGCGAGATCGTCACCCTGATCGGCGCCAACGGCGCCGGCAAGTCCACCCTGCTGATGACCCTGTGCGGCTCGCCGCGCGCCGCCAGCGGCAGCATCCGCTACCTAGGCGAGGAGCTGGTCGGCCAGGACTCCTGCGACATCATGCGCAAGAGCATCGCCATCGTCCCCGAGGGCCGGCGGGTGTTCGCCCGCCTGACGGTGGAGGAGAACCTGGCCATGGGCGGCTTCTTCACCGCCAAGGGCGACTACCAGGAACAGATGGACAAGGTTCTCGCGCTGTTCCCGCGCCTCAAGGAACGCTACGCCCAGCGCGCCGGCACCATGTCCGGCGGCGAGCAGCAGATGCTCGCCATCGGCCGCGCGTTGATGAGCAAGCCGCGCCTGCTGCTGCTCGACGAGCCGTCGCTGGGGCTGGCGCCGATCATCATCCAGCAGATCTTCGAGATCATCGAGCAGCTGCGCGAGGACGGCGTCACCGTGTTCCTGGTCGAGCAGAACGCCAACCAGGCGCTCAGGCTGGCCGACCGCGGCTACGTGCTGGAGAACGGCCGCATCGTCCTGCAGGACAGCGGCGCGGCGCTGCTGGCCAACCCGGAGGTGCGCAAGGCCTACCTGGGCGGCTGACGCCCGCCCCGCAGCACCGAGGCCCCCGCGCAACCGCGCCGGGGCCTTTTTCATGCGCGCGGCGCCAGCGGGCCGGACGGCAATCTCCTGAAGCCGCCGCCAGCCAGCGGCAAATCGCGGCCATGAAAAAGGGCGACCGAAGTCGCCCTTTTTCTCGATCAAGCAGAACTTAGTTCTGGTTGCTCATCTGAGCCTTGATCAGGTCGCCGATGGTGGTCGGACCGGCGCTCACGTCTTGCTTGCGCAGTTCCTTCATGGCTTCCTTCTCGTCATCGACGTCCTTGGACTTCACGGACAGGCTGATGACGCGGCTCTTGCGGTCGATGCTGATGATCTTGGCTTCGACTTCGTCGCCTTCCTTCAGCACGTTGCGGGCGTCTTCGACGCGGTCACGGCTGATTTCGGAAGCCTTCAGCACGCCTTCCACTTCGGTGGCCAGGGTGATGACGGCGCCCTTGGCGTCGACTTCCTTGACGGTGCCACGGACGATGGCGCCTTTCTCGTTCAGGGCGGCGTAGTTGGAGAACGGATCGTCTTCCAGCTGCTTGATGCCCAGGGAGATGCGCTCGCGCTCCGGATCGACCGACAGGATGACGGTGTCCAGCTCGTCGCCCTTCTTGAAGCGACGCACGGCTTCTTCACCCGGCTCGTTCCAGGAGATGTCGGACAGGTGAACCAGACCGTCGATGCCGCCTTCCAGACCGATGAAGATACCGAAATCGGTGATCGACTTGATGGTGCCGGAGATGCGGTCGCCCTTGTTGAAGTGGCCGGAGAACTCTTCCCACGGGTTCGGCTTGCACTGCTTGATGCCGAGGGAGATACGACGACGCTCTTCGTCGATGTCCAGGACCATGACTTCCACTTCGTCGCCGACGTTGACGACCTTCGACGGGTGGATGTTCTTGTTGGTCCAGTCCATTTCGGACACGTGCACCAGACCTTCGACGCCTTCTTCCAGCTCGGCGAAGCAGCCGTAGTCGGTCAGGTTGGTGACGCGGGCCTGCACGCGGGTGCCTTCCGGGTAGCGCGCCTTGATGGCGACCCACGGATCTTCGCCCAGCTGCTTCAGACCCAGGGAGACGCGGTTGCGCTCGCGGTCGAACTTGAGGACCTTGACTTCGATCTCGTCGCCGACGTTGACGATCTCGGACGGGTGCTTGATGCGCTTCCAGGCCATGTCGGTGATGTGCAGCAGACCATCGACGCCGCCCAGGTCAACGAACGCACCGTAGTCGGTGAGGTTCTTGACGATACCCTTGACCTGCTGGCCTTCCTGCAGGGATTCCAGCAGGGCTTCGCGCTCGGCGCTGTTCTCGGCTTCCAGCACGCTGCGACGGGAAACGACAACGTTGTTGCGCTTCTGGTCGAGCTTGATGACCTTGAACTCGAGCTCTTTGTTTTCCAGGTGGGTGGTGTCACGCACCGGACGGACGTCAACCAGCGAACCCGGCAGGAACGCGCGGATGCCGTTGATGTCGACGGTGAAGCCGCCCTTGACCTTGCCGTTGATGATGCCCTTGACCACTTCTTCGGCAGCGAACGCAGCTTCCAGAACGATCCAGGACTCGGCGCGCTTGGCCTTCTCGCGGGACAGCTTGGTTTCGCCGAAACCGTCTTCCACGGCGTCCAGCGCCACGTGGACTTCGTCACCGACCTTGATGGTCAGCTCGCCCTGCTCGTTGTAGAACTGCTCGACCGGGATGACGCCCTCGGACTTGAGGCCGGCATGCACGGTGACCCAGTCACCGTCGATGTCGACCACGATGCCGGTGATGATGGCACCCGGCTGCATGTCGAGGGATTTCAGGCTTTCTTCAAAAAGTTCTGCGAAGCTTTCGCTCATGTTCATACCTGTTGATCAAGGGCACAGGAAATGTGCCCGATCCGCACCCCAGCCGGCACGGGTTCGTTTGTCATAAAGAGGCGGAGGAATTGGACTGGGTTCCGTCCGCCTCGCTGGATCATCCGGCCAGATCGCGCGCGGCGACTTCGGCGAGGATGCGCTCCAGTACCTGCTCGATCGAGAGTTCAGTGGAATCCAGCAGGATGGCGTCAGACGCCGGCTTCAGTGGAGCCACAGCACGCTGCGTGTCGCGTTCGTCACGCGCACGGATCTCTTCCAGCAGACTGGACAGATTAGCACCAGGCACCTTGTCCTTCAACTGCAGGTAGCGCCGGCGGGCGCGTTCCTCGGCGCTGGCGGTGAGGAAGATCTTCAGCGGCGCGTCGGGAAACACCACGGTGCCCATGTCGCGACCGTCGGCGATCAGCCCCGGCGCCACGCGGAAATCGCGCTGGCGCTGCAGCAGCGCGCTGCGCACGCCGGGCAGCGCGGCGACCTGCGAGGCGCCCGCGCCGGCCTGCTCGGTGCGCAGCTCGTCGCCGACCTCCTCGCCTTCCAGCAGGATGCGCTGGCCGTGCAGGCCTTCCGCGGCGGCGACGAACTGCACGTCGAGGTTGGCGGCCAGGGTCTCCAGCGCCGCCTCGTTGTCCAGGGCGATGCCGTGGCGGCCGGCGGCCAGCGCCAGCAGGCGATACAGCGCGCCGGAATCGAGCAGGTGCCAGCCGAGCTGGCGGGCCAGCCGGCTGCACACCGTGCCCTTGCCCGAGCCGCTCGGCCCGTCGATGGCGACGACCGGGGCCAGGCCGATCATTGCTCGCCTTCCCGGGCCACGCGCACCCCGACCTCGGCGCACAGGGCGAGGAAGTTGGGGAAGGAGGTGGCCACGTTGGCGCAGTCGTGGATGCGGATCGGCGCGCTGGCGCGCAGCGAGGCGATGCTGAACGACATGGCGATGCGGTGGTCGCCGTGCGCCCACAGCTCGCCGCCGCCGATCGGGCCGCCGTCGATGACGATGCCGTCCGGAGTCGGCTCGGCCTTGACGCCGCAGGCCTGGAGGCCGTCGGCCATCACCTGGATGCGGTCGGACTCCTTGACGCGCAGCTCCTCGGCGCCGCGCAGCACGGTGCGCCCTTCGGCGCAGGCGGCGGCGACGAACAGCACCGGGAACTCGTCGATGGCCAGCGGCACCAGGTCCTCGGGGATCTCGATACCCTTGAGCTTGGCCGAGCGCACGCGGATGTCGGCCACCGGCTCGCCGCCGACTTCGCGCTGGTTCTCCAGGGTGATGTCGCCGCCCATCAGCTTGAGGATGTCGATCACCCCGGTGCGGGTCGGGTTGATGCCGACGTGCTCGAGGACCAGCTCGGAGCCCTCGGCGATGCTCGCCGCGACCAGGAAGAAGGCCGCCGAGGAGATGTCGGCCGGCACCTCGATGTGGGTGGCGCTGAGCTTGTGACCGCTCTCCACCCTGGCAGTGGCGCCCTCGACGTTCACCGGGTAGCCGAAGCCGCGCAGCATGCGCTCGGTGTGGTCGCGGGTCGGCGCCGGCTCGGTCACCGAGGTCTCGCCGGCCGCGTACAGGCCGGCCAGCAGCAGGCAGGACTTGACTTGGGCGCTGGCCATCGGCATCTCGTAGTGCATGCCGGTCAGCTTCTGGCCACCCTTGATGCGCAGCGGCGGGCGGCCTTCCGGGCCGGTCTCGATCAGCGCGCCCATCTCGCGCAGCGGCTTGGCCACGCGGTTCATCGGCCGCTTGGACAGCGACGGGTCGCCGGTCAGCTCGGTGTCGAACGGCTGGGCGGCGAGCAGGCCGGAGAGCAGGCGCATGGAGGTGCCGGAGTTGCCCATGTACAGCGGGCCTGCCGGCGCCTTGAGACCGTGCAGGCCCACGCCGTGCACGGTGACGCGGCCGTGGTGCGGGCCCTCGATGACCACGCCCATGTCGCGGAACGCCTGGATGGTGGCCAGGGCGTCCTCGCCCTCGAGGAAGCCTTCCACCTCGGTGGTGCCCTCGGCCAGCGAGCCGAGCATGATCGAGCGGTGGGAGATGGACTTGTCGCCCGGGACGCGAATCCGTCCGCTCAGGCTGCCGCCCGGTTGGGCCAGGAAGATCAGGTCGTTGGAATGCATGGCGTCCACATAGGCCCGTTGGGCCAGGATTTTGCTGAAATGCTCGCGGGCGACGCGGGCGCGGGTGAACACGCCCAGCAGGTGATGCCCGTCCCCATGATCGATCGCCTCGCGCAGCACGTCGAGATCGCTGCGGAAGCGGTCGAGGATACGCAACACCGCCTCGCGGTTGGCGAGGAAGATGTCGTGCCACATCAAAGGATCGCTGCCGGCGATGCGGGTGAAGTCGCGGAAGCCGCCGGCGGCGTAGCGGAAGATTTCCAGGTTCTCGCTCTGGTGGGCCAGCGAGTCGACCAGGCCGAAGGCCAGCAGGTGCGGCAGGTGGCTGGTGGCGGCAAGCACCTCGTCGTGGTGCTCGACGCTCATGTGCTCGACGTCGGCGTCCAGCGCGCGCCACAGGCCATCGACCAGCGCCAGCGCCTGTGGATCGGTCTCGGCCAGCGGGGTGAGGATCACCTTGTGACGGCGGTACAGCTTGCCGTTGGCTGCCTCCACGCCGCTCTTCTCCGAGCCGGCGATCGGGTGACCCGGCACGAAGCGCGCCACGCGGGAACCGAAGGCGGCGCGCGCGGCGCGCACCACGTTGCCCTTGGCGCTGCCGACGTCGGTGAGCACGGCATCGCCAAGGTCGAAGGTGGCCAGTTGGGCCAGCACCTTCTCCATGGCGATGATCGGCACCGCCAGCATGATCGCGTCGGCGCCGACGCAGGCCGCGGCCAGTTCGCTCTCGCAGCGGTCGACCACGCCGAGCTGCACCGCCAGGCGGCGCGACTCGGCGTCCAGGTCGACGCCGACCACCTCGCGGCACAGGCCCTGCTGGCGCAGGCCCTTGGCGAAGGAGCCGCCGATCAGGCCGAGGCCGACCACCACCAGGCGGCCGACCAGGGGCGCGGGGCGGCGATCAGCCACGGCCGAGCACCTGGGCGAGCGCCGCGAGGAAGCGGGCGTTCTCCGCCTCGGTGCCGATGGACACGCGCAGGAAGGTCGGCATGCCATAGCCGGCCACCGGGCGGACGATCACCCCGCGCTCCAGCAGGCCCTGGTTGATCGGCGCAGCGTCGCTACCGAAGTCGACGGCGAGGAAGTTGCCCTTGCTGGGAATCCACGCAAGATCCAGCGCGGCCAGACCGGCCTCCAGCTGAGCCATGCCGGCGGCGTTGACCCGGCGGCCTTCGGCCAGGTACTCGGCGTCGTCCAGCGCGGCGCAGGCGGCGACCAAGGCCAGGCTGTTGACGTTGAACGGCTGGCGCACGCGGTTGAGCACGTCGGCCACCTGCGGGCTGGATGCGGCATAGCCGACGCGCAGGCCGGCCAGGCCGTAGGCCTTGCACAGGGTGCGGGTGACGATCAGGTTCGGGTAGCGCGCCAGATATTCGAGGCCGTTGGGCAGCTCGCCGCCCTCGGCGAACTCGATGTAGGCCTCGTCGAGTACCACCAGCACATTCTGCGGCACGCGCGCCAGGAACGACTCCAGCGCGTCCGGGCCGAACCAGGTGCCGGTCGGGTTGTTCGGGTTGGCGACGAACACCACGCGGGTGTTGGCGTCGATGGCCGCCAGCATGGCCTCCAGGTCGTGGCCATGGTCCTTGGCCGGCACGGCGCGGCCCTCGGCACCGGTGGCCTGGGTGGAGATCGGGTAGACGGCGAAGGCGTACTGGCTGAACACCGCGTTCAGCCCCGGCGCCAGCCAGGCGCGGGCGATCAGGTCGAGCACGTCGTTGGAGCCGTTGCCCAGGGTGATCTGCTCGGGAGCCAGGCCGAAGCGCTCGCTCAGCTTGGCCTTCAGCGCGTAGCCACTGCCGTCGGGATAGCGGGTGATGTCGCCCAGCTCGGCGCGGATCGCCTCCAGCGCCTTCGGCGAGGGGCCCAGCGGGTTCTCGTTGCTGGCCAGCTTGACGATGCCGGCCGGGTCGAGGTTCAGCTCGCGGGCCAGTTCGTCGACCGGCTTGCCCGGGACGTAGGGGGACAGTTTCTGCACACCCGGCACGGCCAGGGCGAGGAAGTCACAGCTCATCGGTTTGCCTCCGGCAAGGATCGCCGGCCACGGGGCACAGGGCGACCCGGGCCGGCGCAGACGCGTTTTACAGTACCGCCTTGGGATAGGAGCCGAGCACCTTCACGGCCACGGTGTCCTGGCTGATCTTCTCGAGCACGCCCCTGACCAGCGGGTCGTGCTGGTGGCCGACGAAGTCGATGAAGAACACGTAGGTCCACTTGCCGCTGCGCGAGGGGCGGGTCTCGATGCGGGTCAGGTCGATGCCGTTCTGCTGGAACGGCGCCAGCAGGTCGTGCAGCGCCCCCGGCTTGTTGTTGGTGGAGACGATGATCGAGGTCTTGTCGTCGCCGGTCGGCGGCACTTCCTGGTTGCCGATGATCAAAAAGCGCGTGGAGTTGTCCGGGCGGTCCTCGATCTTCTCGTACAGCTTGCTCAGGCCGTACAGCTGGGCGGCCATGTCGCCGGCGATCGCCGCGCTGTTCCACTCGCTCTTCACCCTTTTCGCGGCGTCGGCGTTGCTCGACACCGCGACGCGCTCGACGTTCGGGTAGTGGGCGTCCAGCCACTTGCGGCACTGGGCCAGCGACTGGGCGTGCGAGTAGATGCGCGAGATCTTGTCGGTCTTGGTGTTCTCGCCGACCAGCAGGTGGTGGTGGATGCGCAGCTCCACCTCGCCGCAGATCACCAGGTCGTGTTCGAGGAAGCTGTCGAGGGTGTGGTTGACCGCGCCCTCGGTGGAGTTCTCCACCGGCACCACGCCGAAGTTGACCGCGCCGGCGGCCACTTCGCGGAACACCTCGTCGATCGCCGCCATCGGCTGGCTGATCACCGCATTGCCGAAGTGCTTGAGCGCCGCGGCCTGGGTGAAGGTGCCTTCCGGGCCGAGGTAGGCGACCTTGAGCGGCTGCTCGAGGGCCAGGCAGGACGACATGATCTCGCGGAACAGCCGCGCCACTTCCTCGTTGTGCAGCGGGCCCTTG
This genomic window contains:
- the pheA gene encoding prephenate dehydratase produces the protein MSEKEQLQALRVRIDSLDEKILELISERARCAEEVARVKMASLPAGEKPVFYRPEREAWVLKHIMELNKGPLHNEEVARLFREIMSSCLALEQPLKVAYLGPEGTFTQAAALKHFGNAVISQPMAAIDEVFREVAAGAVNFGVVPVENSTEGAVNHTLDSFLEHDLVICGEVELRIHHHLLVGENTKTDKISRIYSHAQSLAQCRKWLDAHYPNVERVAVSSNADAAKRVKSEWNSAAIAGDMAAQLYGLSKLYEKIEDRPDNSTRFLIIGNQEVPPTGDDKTSIIVSTNNKPGALHDLLAPFQQNGIDLTRIETRPSRSGKWTYVFFIDFVGHQHDPLVRGVLEKISQDTVAVKVLGSYPKAVL
- a CDS encoding ABC transporter ATP-binding protein, with protein sequence MLRFENVSTFYGKIQALHGVSLEVQKGEIVTLIGANGAGKSTLLMTLCGSPRAASGSIRYLGEELVGQDSCDIMRKSIAIVPEGRRVFARLTVEENLAMGGFFTAKGDYQEQMDKVLALFPRLKERYAQRAGTMSGGEQQMLAIGRALMSKPRLLLLDEPSLGLAPIIIQQIFEIIEQLREDGVTVFLVEQNANQALRLADRGYVLENGRIVLQDSGAALLANPEVRKAYLGG
- the rpsA gene encoding 30S ribosomal protein S1 translates to MSESFAELFEESLKSLDMQPGAIITGIVVDIDGDWVTVHAGLKSEGVIPVEQFYNEQGELTIKVGDEVHVALDAVEDGFGETKLSREKAKRAESWIVLEAAFAAEEVVKGIINGKVKGGFTVDINGIRAFLPGSLVDVRPVRDTTHLENKELEFKVIKLDQKRNNVVVSRRSVLEAENSAEREALLESLQEGQQVKGIVKNLTDYGAFVDLGGVDGLLHITDMAWKRIKHPSEIVNVGDEIEVKVLKFDRERNRVSLGLKQLGEDPWVAIKARYPEGTRVQARVTNLTDYGCFAELEEGVEGLVHVSEMDWTNKNIHPSKVVNVGDEVEVMVLDIDEERRRISLGIKQCKPNPWEEFSGHFNKGDRISGTIKSITDFGIFIGLEGGIDGLVHLSDISWNEPGEEAVRRFKKGDELDTVILSVDPERERISLGIKQLEDDPFSNYAALNEKGAIVRGTVKEVDAKGAVITLATEVEGVLKASEISRDRVEDARNVLKEGDEVEAKIISIDRKSRVISLSVKSKDVDDEKEAMKELRKQDVSAGPTTIGDLIKAQMSNQN
- the hisC gene encoding histidinol-phosphate transaminase — translated: MSCDFLALAVPGVQKLSPYVPGKPVDELARELNLDPAGIVKLASNENPLGPSPKALEAIRAELGDITRYPDGSGYALKAKLSERFGLAPEQITLGNGSNDVLDLIARAWLAPGLNAVFSQYAFAVYPISTQATGAEGRAVPAKDHGHDLEAMLAAIDANTRVVFVANPNNPTGTWFGPDALESFLARVPQNVLVVLDEAYIEFAEGGELPNGLEYLARYPNLIVTRTLCKAYGLAGLRVGYAASSPQVADVLNRVRQPFNVNSLALVAACAALDDAEYLAEGRRVNAAGMAQLEAGLAALDLAWIPSKGNFLAVDFGSDAAPINQGLLERGVIVRPVAGYGMPTFLRVSIGTEAENARFLAALAQVLGRG
- the cmk gene encoding (d)CMP kinase, with amino-acid sequence MIGLAPVVAIDGPSGSGKGTVCSRLARQLGWHLLDSGALYRLLALAAGRHGIALDNEAALETLAANLDVQFVAAAEGLHGQRILLEGEEVGDELRTEQAGAGASQVAALPGVRSALLQRQRDFRVAPGLIADGRDMGTVVFPDAPLKIFLTASAEERARRRYLQLKDKVPGANLSSLLEEIRARDERDTQRAVAPLKPASDAILLDSTELSIEQVLERILAEVAARDLAG
- a CDS encoding bifunctional prephenate dehydrogenase/3-phosphoshikimate 1-carboxyvinyltransferase, producing the protein MADRRPAPLVGRLVVVGLGLIGGSFAKGLRQQGLCREVVGVDLDAESRRLAVQLGVVDRCESELAAACVGADAIMLAVPIIAMEKVLAQLATFDLGDAVLTDVGSAKGNVVRAARAAFGSRVARFVPGHPIAGSEKSGVEAANGKLYRRHKVILTPLAETDPQALALVDGLWRALDADVEHMSVEHHDEVLAATSHLPHLLAFGLVDSLAHQSENLEIFRYAAGGFRDFTRIAGSDPLMWHDIFLANREAVLRILDRFRSDLDVLREAIDHGDGHHLLGVFTRARVAREHFSKILAQRAYVDAMHSNDLIFLAQPGGSLSGRIRVPGDKSISHRSIMLGSLAEGTTEVEGFLEGEDALATIQAFRDMGVVIEGPHHGRVTVHGVGLHGLKAPAGPLYMGNSGTSMRLLSGLLAAQPFDTELTGDPSLSKRPMNRVAKPLREMGALIETGPEGRPPLRIKGGQKLTGMHYEMPMASAQVKSCLLLAGLYAAGETSVTEPAPTRDHTERMLRGFGYPVNVEGATARVESGHKLSATHIEVPADISSAAFFLVAASIAEGSELVLEHVGINPTRTGVIDILKLMGGDITLENQREVGGEPVADIRVRSAKLKGIEIPEDLVPLAIDEFPVLFVAAACAEGRTVLRGAEELRVKESDRIQVMADGLQACGVKAEPTPDGIVIDGGPIGGGELWAHGDHRIAMSFSIASLRASAPIRIHDCANVATSFPNFLALCAEVGVRVAREGEQ